Below is a window of Candidatus Hydrogenedens sp. DNA.
ACTATATAATTCTGGGCAATTCCTAACAAAGTACTCACCAGGATATACAAACTTAATCCCGATGCCATGTTATAACATATAAGGGTAAAGAATATAGGCATAATATTCATCATAATCCGCTGTTGCGGTGTTTGAACAGCAGAGGCACCCGGTGTCAACTTTTGGCTAACATACATAGAAATTCCCATCAAAATAGGTAATAGATTAATACTTTCCAGATGCCCTCCACTGAAAGGAAATGGGATGGAGAAAGGAAGATTGAACAAACGGTCAGGCTGAGACATATCCTTCATCCAGAAAATAAATTCTGCACCTCGCAACTCAACCGCACTCCAAAGCATTCGATATAGCGCAATAAACACGGGCAATTGCAAAAACAGAGGCAGACAACCTCCTAAAGGATTTACTCCTCGTTCACGATATAGTTCCATCATCCTTTTTTGTAATTCTTGCTGATTATCTCCTACTTCCGCTTTTAACTTTTCTATTTCCGGTGCCAACTTCTGCATCTTCTTCATACTAACCATACTCTTCCATGTAAGCGGGAAGACGACAATACGAACTAATATCGTCAACAAAATGATAGCCACTCCATAATTGGGAATGGTCCATTCATAAAAGAAATTCAATAGAGCAAGCAACAACTTTGCAAATTTATCCATTATTTTCACAGATGTGAAAAATTCCCAGACCTGTTCTAATCCTGGCCAGGCTTTAGCAAGTAAAGAACCTCTGTTGGGACCTACATACGACCGTATACGGAACTCCTGTGTCTCATTAGGAGCAATCTGACATTGGGTTGCACCTACCCCTACCCGAAAATGTTTGGGACCGCCTGTTATCCATCCCTGTGCCATATTAAACTCTGGTTTCAATGCAATCACAAAATAGGCACTTCGAATTGCAGTCCATCTTAAATCAAATACCCTCTCCAAAAATTCATTGGGGTTGGATTTCGGTTTTAATTTTGATGTTATATATCTTAAAACTTCTCCTTTACGCTCAAAAATTATGGTCTGGGCAACCCCT
It encodes the following:
- the yidC gene encoding membrane protein insertase YidC, producing the protein MFGDDDNKKVFRDQVIGLLLITAIVIGWSYFFIPSPPQKTVKNNGNAAVSEVEKRVSENTAPLQSSEQKSPIEKEDIEKEKKQQLSEMGIIFPPEPEIKNEEDNQVTLSKEDMDIVFTRVGARVKYLNIYLKPNRTDKVQLVPIWKNTPDKDAVYPFGLRFHAHPLDDELDSKLWDVQINESEHTASFSYTIPNFLRIDKIFSFGDSPFVVDVQIKITNLSSTVFPQNIENKVDPVFSLSWGPNVNSGDNNKGVAQTIIFERKGEVLRYITSKLKPKSNPNEFLERVFDLRWTAIRSAYFVIALKPEFNMAQGWITGGPKHFRVGVGATQCQIAPNETQEFRIRSYVGPNRGSLLAKAWPGLEQVWEFFTSVKIMDKFAKLLLALLNFFYEWTIPNYGVAIILLTILVRIVVFPLTWKSMVSMKKMQKLAPEIEKLKAEVGDNQQELQKRMMELYRERGVNPLGGCLPLFLQLPVFIALYRMLWSAVELRGAEFIFWMKDMSQPDRLFNLPFSIPFPFSGGHLESINLLPILMGISMYVSQKLTPGASAVQTPQQRIMMNIMPIFFTLICYNMASGLSLYILVSTLLGIAQNYIVPMKDVDITPRKVTTTRRHFYTVAQEKKRQWAKELRRERKLKQRKTNEDED